The genomic stretch ATAATATAGAACCATTTGCATTCTTTGATATTTGAAATTATCTATAAAATTTTAGtattccaaaaattttaaaagtgCATTTTTGATATTTGTAATAATCTTACTTTAATATAGTTGTTGGAATAATCTAATAACCATTAGCTACCAAATTGAGTTTGGCTTAGAGTTAAATTCATGCCGGAGGAACTAAAGGAATTTGAGGTATAAAGAGCATAATAAAATTGGATTGACTTTTGAGATCTTATAATTTGATAAACATCATGAAGTTATGTTTGTTGTAGCTATTTGTGATCAACTACGCTACACGATCAACCACATGACAATCCTACATTACTACTAATTAGATCACTTTTATTTACATTGTTTCTCCATCTATCAAATTTTGCAACTGTGTGATaccttttttatataaaaattttctCCCTTGTATTTTTCTTCCCCTTATCAACTTGTTAAtattcttgttcttttcttttcagCTGGTTCTCAACGTACTCGACTTGTTCCACAGGTAATTCCATCATCTGTTGGTTAATTTTTTTACCTTATTAATACATCCATTCCATCTTATTATATGTcgaatatcattttttttaatccagatatttaattttttgaactGACTAATCTTAGAAGTAACGGGCCCGACTCTACTCCCACTGACTACTAGAGTAAATAAGAAAGCACTCATGGAGGCCCATACAAGTAGTCAATGTTCACTAGAGGAAAATTTTATAATGTACCGTAATTAAAATTTGACACTTAGATTTCTGGTTAACCACTTAAAAGCTTAATTAGCCTAATTATTGTCCCAAGGCCCGAACACCATATTTGATATGCAAGAaatggttatttttttttttgttgatatttGGCATGAAGACGGTTCCTTGGGACTAGCTTATATCACTTTCGGACAACCGAAATTGCCTTGAAATTATTGAGATTCTACTGTAATCTAATTGGATTCCAAGATTCTGTTTAATAtccattttattataaaaaaaaaatttaaaaaaaattgtggaACTTTGCCTCTTGTTTGTCACTTGCACATAGAGCTCATGTGCATATATGTCTGGTAATTTTGCGTAAttgttttattttcaatttgcatATCTATATTCTATACAGTCAGTTGCTTAGGTTTTCATTCGAACTTGAGGTATCTTGGAATGAAACTTCCAAAGTAATTTCAACATTTAACCTTCCAAATTGAATATCTTTAGAAGGATGCTCTTTCATTAAGctccaacagcaacaacaacGCAAGGACAGGTCCTGTATCAAGGGGGAAAATCACTCCCCACTACATTAGATGGTCCTGCTCCCCTAGGAGAGTGTAACTTGATCTAAATGTGGCTAACAACATTAAATAACCCAAGCCGGCCCATAACCCATAGTTTCTCTCACAAAATGTCTAAATATTCCACGATcaaatttatgaaaataatatcaTAGAAGCAACTCCGTATCTGCTCCGTATCATTTCTTTAATGTGGTCTATGTACCTATATAAATCTTCCTCTATATTCATAGGGTCGGCACTAGGGAGATCGTTAAGGTAGCGgatttatctttttttaataGGAGAAAAAAAACATGGCATAATGGACAGGTAGACATAAGGTTTACTTCGTCATGCGCCTGACATCTGTATACCTATATATATCTCCTTCCATATCCGTCCGGTCGACACTAGGGGATCGTTAATATAGTGaatctgtatttttttttaataggaggaaaaaaaaaaatccttcgaGCATAGCATAGATGAGTGTATAATATCTCTGACGTAATAACCAAGATTGATTCTAAAAAATTGACGATTATCATGTGTCTATGACTTATATATctgtatttatcttttttttatatCCGTGGGATTAATACTAGGGATTACTAAGATAataaatttatctttttttaataGGAGAAAAAAGTTTTTAGAACATAACTGAGTGATTATCCcatgataaatttataaaattaagcgAAGTCAAATTCTCATAAAAATTAAGAAATTATTCTTTGCTGccattttaaataataaataaataaataaataattgcaACTTGCAGATTTGGAAATGAGTTTGTTCACTTGTAAATGCCAACTTGAACTATGACTTTTTCATAGTTTCCGAGTTACACAGTGaactaatttatttataatttttgtaatTAAATAGAGTAATTGAATATAATTTGGAACAAGGTCGGTGTCTGCCATCACATGatcaatttgtctttttcttgtgcCAGCAAGTCAAAGACAAATAGTAGTTATTCATTAGAAAAAGGCTGGTTTAATTAATGCCCAAATCCTAAGGGCAGATCGAGATTAACTATCCAtatattcctttattttctacTATAATAAATGAGTTCGAACTGCGTTTTGCTGGTGGCCTCACCAAAATAGAGGCTAGTACAGAAAAGTTGAGCGTGTCATAAGCAAAAAAACAGTAGGCGCTGAGTTGCGCAGCAGGTATCTGTCAAAATGCCTATATGGCTGTGACACTGCTTACAGGCCATTCTAGTGAGCTATGTCCTAATGTCTAATGTCTTTTGGTTGATCACTGAGTTCGCAGGGTGTATACATCTCTTCCAAGAACATACATAAAAGATATCTGAAAGTGCAACGAAAATGGATCCTCCCAATCTTGAAACTACAGATATATTTcacaaaaagaataagaaacataTTGTTCTAGATACACCACCATTTTCTGAAGCAATTGCTTCATAAATTCCATGCACCCTAtagaaactataacaaatagctcTAGAATTATCCCTTGATATAAATGGTCAAAAGATTACAACCGCCTTTGTAGTTTTTACATCTGTACAAAATCTCATAAACAGTGTTGTCACTTGGAGCAGCTTGTTCTTCATTCTTCAACCATCGTAAACTGAGTGGAAACTTGGCTTGTCGATACACAATGCATTGTTCTTCTCGGGTAATCGTGCAATCAGGGAGGCTTAAAAGTCAAAAAGACATTTATGGAAGAACAAGATTTCTTTTCAGGCAGGGAACTATTAAGTTCCTTTCAAGAGTTTGCAAGGGAAGGAAACTTAGAACAACTACATTTAAGTGGAAAAGGAACAACATTGAAAGCCGTAGATTGTCTTCCTTCCAACTACAACAGTTAAGAACATAACTGATTGCCAAATTAGAGAGATGACGGTAGTGGATCCTGTTGTCAATCAGAACCACCTTCGCTGTCGTCACTTCGAGATCCAGATTGGATGATAACACGAGCTCCTGAAGTAAGCCTGAAAGGAAGAAACAAGTAAATGAGGGCATGATAACTGTAAAAGTCAAGTGGCAGGGAAGGTGGGCAATATAATTCAACCTTTCTTCAATTTTGATCACTTTCTCTTGAGAAGGAATCTTGTTTTCAAATGTATCTAACCTAGCAGATGTTTCATTCACCGAGGAACTACCAATAATCCGTTTGCTTCCCCCATTCGATGAACtgaatggagaggatttgcaaaTATCTGGTGTGGCAGAAGATGTTCTTGTATCTGAAACTGGGATCGCTGTTGATTCATTCCGATCATTCCTTGAATGCTTGGAACTTGCGAGTTTGATAGTCTTAGGGAGAAACTTAGACAGAGATGAATCAACTTCCCTATTACTATCTCTTGTGGAATAAGACATATTGAGAATTCTGCATTgataagtttattttaattatcttaTATGCCAGAAAGCTTCATTTGTGCTCAATCATTAATGTAGGATGGTACAAGAATGACATGttaaactagaaaaaaaaaacaaaaggttCCGCATCAAGGTTTGTGGCTTTGCTCCACCATTTCTTAGCACACAGAAGAAGGCCAATGAGACTTTGAATTTGTCACACACAATTGGTGTCGACAATGTAGGTGCAAAAAAGAGACATGTGATGCATCCAACACAAAATCTCACAGAAATCACGATCTAAATGtgttaacagaaatctgcacaaTTGATGAACATGTATTGTGACATGGGTGTCTGTCTAGTAAGCAGATCAGAATTTGGGGGTTCCCAATTGCTATAATAATAAAGGCATTGATCAACAGGATAAGAGCTATGTTGGAAAGAATTGTAGCCCTTGTTCTACAAATACAGGTGATGTTGCTATACCTTGTGtagtaaagaagaagaaaaaatttcaATTATCATCTATTCAGCTAAAAGATTCCCCTTTCGGTTTAGTTGATTCTAAACTATGAAGTATTGGTTTGCAACAAGTGAATAATCTCGGTCTAAGTAAAGAGGGGCAAGCTATTTGGCAATAACATTTCCATATGATCTTTAAATTCAAGCAAACTCCAAACAGAACATAATGCCTTTCTTATTCAACATGTAAAATCAACACCACAAATATCTCACTCAAGAAcaatttgagttttgaaattcTACACTACCTGTTTTCACCAATTGAAGAGGATTGTTTTATACTAGGATGTCCGCTAATTTCTTCTTTGTACTTTGTTTCAATAATGCTCCTTCCAAAACTTTCATTCTGCTTTAGCCCCTTACCTATTTCTCTTTGGCTCTCTGCAATGCAGTTTATCTCACCCATAGCAAGTGAATTGGCAGACAATGGCGAGGTAAAGTTTCCGTCGGTGAACCTTGGTCTATAGATCGGCGCAAATCCAAAGCCATAGTGGTTCTTAACAGTGGTCGACCCACAAGTGATCAGGTGCATAAGCATACTTGCGGCTTTAAATTTTGGCCCACTTGGGTGGAAAACTTCTTCGCCTTCCAGAACACTAAGATTATTCCTCCTGTtcacttcatcttgcatcaacgACTCTAACGTATTCATCCTCCCAGAAGAAGTATCGCTTGAAATTGTTGTTGCTGATGATCTCCCTGCTATAACAATCTCAGGTTCCCTCTTCAAACGCAGAGCCTGCTCATTGCAGCCATTTAGTGGAGAACTATCACTGATAGAGGCACCAGCATTTCGCACTCTACGGGTTCTTGGTACCTCTCCATCCTCAGTTTGGGTTGAAGCATCCTGAGATCCAACCAGGGGCTTGGAGATTTTGTACTCGGATGGATTTGGGGATCCTGCCACTGAAGGTGGGGCACTTCTACCACCAGGCTCAGGCGAAAAATTCCCCAAGGAACCCAATCTATGAGTCGAGAGGAATAACTCAGCTTCTTGCATAGAAGGGGGAGCTGAGGGATGTTTAGGTGATGCTGGGGGAAGCTTTGTCTCCTTGATTGCGAACGCTGAAGAAGATGGAGAACAAGAAGCCTCTTGGCCCTTATAATTGCTTGGCGATGGATCCTGAGGAGGATGCTTCAGATTCCCGTGATTGTTCCGATCTGAATCAAACGGAAGCATTACTAAACCTGCACATTTAACTGACTGTCAATTTAGAGAGGGATACAAGCCTGCGATGTACCTGGAGGAGTTTGATCCACAATCTCGGAACCTTTGAGCACATACTCATTCCCCTGCGCCGGCAGGATCAGATCGTCCTCGGAGAGATCATGCCACACGAATCCATTCTTGTAGCTCCTGCACCAAAATCCACCATCATCCAACCGAATTCCAGCAGACTAGGGTTCTCACAATCTCAGGTTTCGATAGCTTACCTTTTGCAAGACCACGAATACATGGCGGCCATCTTCTTCCCTCTCAGAACATTAAGCCTCTCGATCACATCTACAAAATTAAACACGAAATCGAATCAAAAAGCCCTTTTCCCCTTAAACCCCTTCGTCATCCGCTCGAAAGAAAAGAAAGTTCCAAGCTTTTACCTCTGAGGTAGAGTCCCTCGGGTGAGGAGATGGGAACTTCAATGAAGTGCGGGTGCTCGAGATGGAAATTCCGGTAGAGGTAATAGACCACCGGAATCCTCCCGCCCTGGTGGCGCTCCTGCGTGTGGTGGTGGTGCTTCTGCGGCGGTTCCGTCCACACTTTGGTACGTTCCGGGCTGGCTTGAGGCGCGTACCTCCTCATTCTCGTCTCCATTAACCCTCTCCTTGGTTCACACCCCTATCTTTTGCGGCTTTCCTCACGCCATTCTACAAGAACTGTGAATTGGTGGAATTCAACGGTGAAATCGACAATCGCATGGAATTAAGAGAGACTTGAGGGGGAGAAAGAAgcaggaagaggagaagaagtatAAAATAATGGAGTTGAGGTCAAGAAGCGgcggagaagaaggaggaggaggaggtggtggtggcGGTGGGCTGCCGCTCGTTGTTGCCTTACACGACGAGGGAAAAGTGAGATGGTGTGTGATTTATTATTATGCGACGAGACgttgtaaatttttatttattgacATGGAATTTAATATTTTCTAGCAAacattttataaagaaaatattttaaataaaaaaattgaataatttttaaaatgccttttaatctaaaatttatattttaatattaaatgtcGTCCTTTCTGTTAATAAATAAATggaatttaataataaaataaaattattaaatattttaaaattatcctaAAAAAAAGATCAATAAGATTTTGTCAATCTTATGATTTTGACTATATTTATTATATTGTTAAATTACCTTTTaagacttaaaattttattttatttttgtttaaaaattataaataaaaaaagaatgttaatacaatacaaattatcATGCCTAATTTTCCCTATCAAACGCGATCTTATAGTGATGTAATGCTGATCTCAGAATGATGTCATCCTTatgaaagaaaacaaaaataaaaaaaccaaTGTATGTGATAGCGATGTCTTCCCTACCTCGCAATAATTGCACTCCATTTCATATTTTCTATATATTATTGTCGAAATTAAGTCCACAAGGCAACAttacatatatataaattaaaggtTGCAGGTATTATATAGTATTTAATCAAACTATTCACTTTAATTTTACTAATGTTTAAGTAAACTTTGGCTCTATTTAAAATTATCGGGCCAAGCATGAGAAATAGTGTTACATCCGATCTATGCTCTGTCCAGCGACGCCCATTGACCCATACACAACTACTCATAAATCATTGTCCTTttccctttctctctctctctctctctcttccacgTCCAATGCATACCATAACTTGGTGATGTTTGTTAATTAAGGATAAAAgtaattatttaacataaaagaAATGAATTATTTCACAAGAAATGGATATCAAGAACCCATTGTTTGGCTTAATCAGCTCATCTACTTGAGTCCCTCTTTTGCTTTGCCGTCTTTACCATCCCATTGTTTGCTTAATCCACTATGAGAAATAGTAAGAAATTCCCGTAAAGAAAATTTAGAGGAATAGGTTCACATGGATTGAATAGGactattgattaaaaaaaaacaaacgagCATTGAAGGAGGATTGATGAACTATCAATTAACATTAAAGGGCTAGTGTGGATAACTCACTTGTATTTTTATTgatgaataaatttttttttgttgattattattttaaaacatcTTCTTTCAAAGCAagttttataataataaaaataataaatgtaAATTCGGTTTTGAATTATCTCTTTTTAGGAAGGTTGCTCAGTTAATCCTAAATAAGTCtttataatttatcattttctaaaatCTATAGATTGTCTGTCAGAAACTTTTACCTTTTTAAAGCATCCATAATATTTATAAAACCTCTTTGATGTTAAAAGTGTTGTGAAGGGATGTTATAATCCGTCTAGATTCTCTGGATCATAATCCCTGATTCATTCCTGGATCAGAGATTGTTCATAAGTGAAATTTTATGGATCCCACTTGTATAATAGGTGGGGTCTATAAAACTCCACCTATGAATGAACTGGTCCATCATCTGGACCGCACTCTATAGTCCAGAGGATCTGTGCTCGTGTTATAATATCCTTTCACTTGAACAAGTTCAAGAGTAGGCTAgtgtatgttttttttaaaaaatatttattaaaaaattataaattttaaaaataaaagtcgaataaaatagataaataataaaatatgaaagtatttttttaataataatattatttattttttaaaaaatgattaagtGCACTGTAGTAATCATGAATAATGAATATTaatgttaaaaataatatgaatGAAAGAGATATATTGCTATAATGAATATATGACAatgaaatttatatatatatattttttttatgagaaTAGGTATATTATAATAGATTAATATTACAGATGCTCTTATcgttataataatataaataaataaatatgcagGGCTAAAGTATTCTTCCACGGTCAACTCAGCCCCCATAAAGGATAAAATACGGCCCATTAATGTAAGAAGTGGGCTTATTGGGCTGTGTTAAGTCGCTGGCTTAGGAATGTAAGAAGTGGGCTTATTGGGCTGTGTTAAGTCGCTGGCTTAGGAATGTAAGAAGTGGGCTTATTGGGCTGTGTTAAGTCGCTGGCTTAGGAACTCCTTATCCTTTTCACCCGTCGCTTCTCCTCTCTCATTGGCTTCGGTTCGATTGACGCGAAGCTACTCCTCCAGCTCTAGGCATGGCTGCCCAATTCCAAACCCTTCTCCTGTCCTCCTCTGCTCGCCCTTTCCACGCCGCCTTCCTAGCCCGCCCCCTCGGGCTCTCCCTTTCTACCTCCGCGCTCGCGCCAGGCGCCACCGCCGCCCGGCGACTCGTCGTTGTCGCCGTCACCAAGAAGGCCGTCGCCGTCCTCAAAGGCACGTCCAACGTCGAGGGCGTCGCTACCCTCGTCCAGGAAGACGATGGTTAGTTAATTTTGCAGCTCGTTTCTTTCTTCTTCCCATTTATTTCAGGGTTACGGGGCTTAGGGCAAGGCTGGAGAGTGATATGTAGTCGTTTTGAGTGGAATGTATTTGCTTCGTGGATTTTGATTTCGATTTATGCTGCTTGAATTTGGCTATTTGCAGAAATGATTTTGATTTGTTAAATGGGGAAGTCAAACATAATGAATTCCTGTAGCCTACATGGCTAACTGCCTCTGGGAGAATTGTTATGTATGCCAATTTACTATCGGATTATGAACTAAATCACTCTCCTTGTACACGTCTCCTCATATCAGAAAGAGGTCCATGTGCAAAGTTGTTTCAACTCATGATTGCAGCTTTTACAGGATTTGCTATTGTCTTTTTGGAAGATGTATATTAACTTTTTATTGGACTCCTTGTGATTCTGTGTCAGGCCCAACAACTGTGACTGTTCGTGTCTCTGGACTCACACCTGGACTTCATGGTTTCCATCTCGTGAGTGCTGTGCTTAGATACTTTAATTTGTCACTTCAAAGTAAACTAGTTAATTCTAATATTCACTTGTTTTTGCCTCTTCAGCATGAGTATGGTGATACAACTAATGGTTGCATATCAACAGGTCTTGCTTAGCTACTTCTTAGATTCTTATAGCTTTGTATTGGATTTCTTGTTTCTTTGGTCTCTAAATTCTTCTGACTCTTGTAATTTTGAAGCTTAGTTTagtccttttccttttttttaacattCGTTCTCATCTCATTTCTGATTTTTGGTCTTGAACTCGATTTGCATTAATAGGGGCTCACTTTAACCCTAAAAATTTGACACATGGTGCACCCGAAGATGAAGTCCGTCATGCAGGTGACCTGGGAAACATCGTTGCTAACTCTGAAGGTACTTTAGTCTATTTGTTCATTGTTTTTTCACGAACTAATTGTTAAGCTGATTGAGTTCTATCTTGACTGTTCTTTGGGTAATACAGGAGTGGCTGAGGCAACAATTATAGACAATCAAGTAATTGCTTTTTAATTGGTTTCTCTACCTTTCTTCATCATTGCAACTTCCTCTTTTACTCTCTTCTTAGCACATTTCTTTAGTGCCTCGATTTCATGTTGTGttatttttgcattttttttcttcccATTTTCCACTTCAATGGATGTGTAGATACCATTATCTGGGTCCAATTCAGTAGTTGGCCGTGCATTTGTCGTTCATGAACTTGAGGATGATCTTGGAAAAGGTACACTGACGGTTGAATTCCTTTTGATAATCCAGTGTTATCAAATATTTTAGTTAAGAGTTCACTTTCTCTATTGAATTTTCTCATAACTTTCATTTGATTCTCTAGGTGGCCATGAACTTAGCCTGACCACTGGAAATGCTGGAGGAAGATTGGCATGCGGTACGCAATACACATGCCTTCTTGAAAGAACTATTGTGTCGTTACTTTGGTTGCAAAACATGCAGGGTGGATTAGTTTGGAAGTCTTGATAATGCAATTTGGTAATGCTATTACTATGAAAATAGAAGTTTGGGATCTGGATTATTCTATCTATAATTCCACTTCGACCTACAAAAACTGCCCACACTTAGCTCGACCTACCATCACAACTATTTACCTCATTTCATCCTTATCCATAAGTTCTTCGACCAAACACTTGAGCAATTTGGGCAAATTAACAAATGTCTCAACCATCAACTTTGGGCAAGCTAACTCCAGTTCAGACGAACCCTATTTGTCTTGTCACAACTTGACCTCTGTTCATGCTCATCATTAAGGTCAAAGATACACTCTTCACGAGTTCTCCCTTTTTTATTAAACCATTTTTACCAGGAACCAGATTGATTAGGACGACGTTGATTATTAACTGGATTGATTAACTAGCTCTGTTTATACGCATGGACTTCCTCATCACGTTTGCAAATTTATTATGTAGGTGTTGTTGGTTTGACTCCACTCGCGTAATTATTGAAAAGACTTTTCAGAGGTTTCTTCATCATCAGGTATCGAATTGTTTCTTCAAGTCATGCATTAGATCAAGCTTCAGGCCTGTCGATAGGAAATAAGTCAACTCTTGATGTTGTATCCGGCACCTAAATGTGATCGTTTGGTCACTAGACGTTTTTCGTGGAGGCTGCACGTCCGGTTGCATGCTTCTATGGTGTACCTGGGTTTGCTTTTGTCCAGATTGCTGCTGCATCTGGTTGTTTCTACAGGCAGATTCAGATTATATGTTCGTGGGATTTAATAAAGGATTATTTTATAAGATTGGAATGcgctgagttttttttttttttgtttttcattttgaATTGAAAATTAGATGCCGTGATACCTTTGGCGGAAGGGTTGACCGTTGAATGGAGTTTTTTCCAGTGAAAAATTTCTGACTTCGCTCTTCCTTGCGTAGAACGGTGTCATTAGAAGAGATTATTTAAATACATTGCGTTCGTTCCAATCAGACAAAAGTATTTGGGAATACCGTGCACAATCTAATCGAAAATTTTAGTCGAAATCTGTATGATAGTTTTTGACGTATAATAATAAATCAGTCCATTTTTTGAAAATGGTATTCAACGTTTAATTTGGAATTTACAATTTCCTCCTACAaaaattgttttatttattaGGCAATTTTTTTGTCTGCCTTTTTTATCACACGATTTTTCTTCATAGAAAATTAACCCTCATGATTGATATTTGATGTATTCATAAGTAGGGTAGagtgtgcaaaaaaaaaaaaaagggtggaAAATTAAAGAATGTTTGTTCTGTTCATATAAATGATGGAATGCCAATGATATTTGCTTGTTAATATTTGTTTTttgttaaatataaataaataaaaattttaaaatgaacaatcaaatttaataaaaaaataaagattgaATAATCACTTTAGCAGCTTTATTAACCTTAGAATTGGCTTGTTTATTCTATCAAACAAATATAAACATTTGTTACGAAACAACTCTTTTTCAAATAGTAGTATAATATTTTTAACTACCTTGGCAGTTAATAACATGAAACTGTAACTGAAAATTTAATTGAAGATCAAACAGGTAATATTACCATAATCAATTCGATCGCCCAAAAACTGAAAAGAAAAATCGTACCATCCATATAAGTTATacaaaatattatatataaatttaataaatattattaaaataaataattaatcaatcaaGTAATCACCTCCGACAAAATATGCCAAAAgtacaaaatttataataaacataatgaaaaattaatcttaaaattgacactaaacatttataaaaacttatttatattcattcaatacataaatcaattaaataaataaatttaaatatcttattaaactaaacaaataaatttaatatatatatatatatatattcaacttattaatattcataaacaatatttatttataaaacttttatcaacatattaattaaataaataaaaaataaaataaacaaacaaattaattaaaatgatcaaacttaataattaattaaacaattaaaaattttaaacaattgaAAATTcgataaaacttaaattaagtttacCTTAAGAACTCAATAATATCTAAACAAATCAAATTCAAGctcatcaaaaataaattaaactaaatttaaacaATCATTTTAAAGATTTAGTTCGTTATAAACTTTGGCTTGACTTAATTACcctatcaaataaatttgagCACTTTAAAGTTTGGCTCAGCTGGTTTCCGGCCCTAACCAATATACTGATTCAATAGGTTGGCAAAGGTCTTAAAAACACAACCTTTATGCTAGGATTTATTCATCAATGTTTGATATACTAAAACCCCAGCGAAAATATAAAAGCACAAGCAGCGGGAACAACGAAATGTAGTATGtcagctaccatgtgttcttgaATAGGCGTTTGCAATGATGAACCAGCTACAATCCATAGTTTTCTTCAGTGCCCTTGTGGTCGAGTGTGAATCAGTCTATAGAACCAACTTCCTCGTCATACATCTCATCCCCACACCATAGGTGATTGCTAGAATTAACCACGAAAAAAAGAACAAGTATAGGCCACCTCTGAATGCCATCAATACCGGATTAACCTGGTATTTTGTCACCAGATCATGGCCTGCAGTTTTTGAAGCCAAATTGTCAGACACGCTGTAGGAGACGATGAGATGCGCATGTCTGTTCTTCTGCGAGGGCCAGTGGGCAGCCTCTCCTGGCATGGTTGAACCGTAGATGTGGATGATCCCTGCTGTGACGTGGATTGGACTGGCTGAGTGTGTGGCAGACAGCTTTCCAGACAGAGGGAACTCAGAAAATGGAACGGGCGCAGAGATTGCGTCTAGCATGCTCTTGAGACGCTTCTTTGCAGAGTCTTTGTTAGGTTCTTTGGCGTGGTCATCTGTACGAAAAGAATTCAGCAATCAAACACCAAACCACCTAATATTCACCTAAACCCCTCAAGAGATGATGGATTTTGTaggtataataataaaaaaaattgttatgACTGAGAAAGAACACAATGGTACCTGGTTTTGGCTCTATGACAATCCCCTTATATTCGTCCCCAGATTGATCATGAACAACAGAAGAACCTGAGGATGAGGAGGCTCCATCAATGATAGTTGTGTCTGGCACCATTTTTGTTGCCTCATTGGTTGAGCAGCCAACCTGTAGGTAAGAAAAG from Zingiber officinale cultivar Zhangliang unplaced genomic scaffold, Zo_v1.1 ctg133, whole genome shotgun sequence encodes the following:
- the LOC122036123 gene encoding protein SOSEKI 3-like isoform X2 — its product is METRMRRYAPQASPERTKVWTEPPQKHHHHTQERHQGGRIPVVYYLYRNFHLEHPHFIEVPISSPEGLYLRDVIERLNVLRGKKMAAMYSWSCKRSYKNGFVWHDLSEDDLILPAQGNEYVLKGSEIVDQTPPDRNNHGNLKHPPQDPSPSNYKGQEASCSPSSSAFAIKETKLPPASPKHPSAPPSMQEAELFLSTHRLGSLGNFSPEPGGRSAPPSVAGSPNPSEYKISKPLVGSQDASTQTEDGEVPRTRRVRNAGASISDSSPLNGCNEQALRLKREPEIVIAGRSSATTISSDTSSGRMNTLESLMQDEVNRRNNLSVLEGEEVFHPSGPKFKAASMLMHLITCGSTTVKNHYGFGFAPIYRPRFTDGNFTSPLSANSLAMGEINCIAESQREIGKGLKQNESFGRSIIETKYKEEISGHPSIKQSSSIGENRLTSGARVIIQSGSRSDDSEGGSD
- the LOC122036123 gene encoding protein SOSEKI 3-like isoform X1 is translated as METRMRRYAPQASPERTKVWTEPPQKHHHHTQERHQGGRIPVVYYLYRNFHLEHPHFIEVPISSPEGLYLRDVIERLNVLRGKKMAAMYSWSCKRSYKNGFVWHDLSEDDLILPAQGNEYVLKGSEIVDQTPPDRNNHGNLKHPPQDPSPSNYKGQEASCSPSSSAFAIKETKLPPASPKHPSAPPSMQEAELFLSTHRLGSLGNFSPEPGGRSAPPSVAGSPNPSEYKISKPLVGSQDASTQTEDGEVPRTRRVRNAGASISDSSPLNGCNEQALRLKREPEIVIAGRSSATTISSDTSSGRMNTLESLMQDEVNRRNNLSVLEGEEVFHPSGPKFKAASMLMHLITCGSTTVKNHYGFGFAPIYRPRFTDGNFTSPLSANSLAMGEINCIAESQREIGKGLKQNESFGRSIIETKYKEEISGHPSIKQSSSIGENRILNMSYSTRDSNREVDSSLSKFLPKTIKLASSKHSRNDRNESTAIPVSDTRTSSATPDICKSSPFSSSNGGSKRIIGSSSVNETSARLDTFENKIPSQEKVIKIEERLTSGARVIIQSGSRSDDSEGGSD
- the LOC122036129 gene encoding superoxide dismutase [Cu-Zn], chloroplastic-like, which encodes MAAQFQTLLLSSSARPFHAAFLARPLGLSLSTSALAPGATAARRLVVVAVTKKAVAVLKGTSNVEGVATLVQEDDGPTTVTVRVSGLTPGLHGFHLHEYGDTTNGCISTGAHFNPKNLTHGAPEDEVRHAGDLGNIVANSEGVAEATIIDNQIPLSGSNSVVGRAFVVHELEDDLGKGGHELSLTTGNAGGRLACGVVGLTPLA